A genomic segment from Nitratiruptor sp. YY08-10 encodes:
- the secY gene encoding preprotein translocase subunit SecY, translating into MSRALINKILITLGFLFLYRVLAYVPVPGVNIDIVKEFFDSQSGNALGMFNMFSGNAVRRLSIISLGIMPYITASIIMELLAATFPSLAQMKKERDGMTKYMQIIRYATIVITLIQAIGVSIGLQSLTGRGGESAIMIDMPTFVTVAAISMLAGTMILMWIGEQITQKGIGNGISLIIFAGIVSGIPTAIGGTINLVNTGEMNFLVLIAIVAIILVTVGFIIYVELAERRIPISYSRKVLMQNQKKRIMNYIPIKVNLSGVIPPIFASAILMFPSTILQSSTNPIVQKISDILNPNGFVFNALMFFLVIFFAYFYASIVFNAKDIADNLKRQGGFIPGVRPGEPTAAYLNEVASRLTFWGAIYLGIISTLPWVLVKAMGVPFYFGGTAVLIVVQVALDTMRKIEAQIYMNRYETLSAVGL; encoded by the coding sequence ATGAGTCGCGCACTCATAAACAAGATCCTCATTACGCTGGGATTTCTCTTTTTATATAGAGTCCTGGCGTATGTGCCGGTTCCTGGAGTAAATATTGACATAGTGAAAGAGTTTTTTGATTCCCAAAGCGGCAATGCCTTAGGAATGTTCAATATGTTCAGCGGAAACGCTGTACGAAGACTCAGTATCATTTCATTGGGAATCATGCCCTACATCACCGCTTCTATTATTATGGAACTTCTTGCTGCAACATTTCCAAGTCTAGCTCAGATGAAAAAAGAGCGAGACGGAATGACCAAATATATGCAGATCATCAGATATGCAACTATTGTGATAACACTTATCCAGGCAATTGGTGTGTCAATTGGTCTGCAAAGTTTAACAGGCCGTGGCGGGGAAAGTGCCATTATGATCGATATGCCTACTTTTGTAACGGTTGCTGCTATCAGTATGCTTGCAGGTACTATGATATTGATGTGGATAGGAGAGCAGATTACGCAAAAAGGTATAGGGAACGGTATATCACTGATCATTTTTGCTGGAATTGTCTCAGGAATACCGACTGCTATTGGTGGAACTATCAATCTTGTCAATACAGGTGAAATGAATTTCCTCGTTTTAATAGCTATCGTAGCCATTATTTTAGTTACAGTCGGGTTTATCATCTATGTAGAATTGGCTGAACGCAGAATCCCGATATCCTATTCAAGAAAAGTGTTGATGCAAAATCAGAAAAAAAGAATTATGAACTATATTCCTATCAAAGTAAACTTGAGTGGAGTCATTCCGCCGATTTTTGCTTCTGCAATTCTCATGTTTCCATCAACGATTTTACAATCAAGCACAAATCCGATTGTGCAAAAGATTTCAGATATTTTGAATCCCAACGGATTTGTTTTTAATGCATTAATGTTTTTCCTTGTTATCTTTTTTGCTTATTTTTATGCATCTATTGTTTTCAATGCAAAAGACATTGCGGACAATCTCAAGCGTCAAGGCGGATTTATTCCAGGGGTCCGTCCGGGTGAGCCAACTGCGGCATATCTGAATGAAGTGGCAAGCAGACTGACATTTTGGGGTGCCATCTATCTAGGTATCATCTCAACGCTCCCATGGGTTTTGGTTAAGGCGATGGGTGTGCCGTTCTATTTTGGTGGAACAGCTGTATTGATCGTAGTTCAGGTAGCTCTTGATACGATGCGAAAAATCGAGGCACAGATCTATATGAACCGTTATGAAACACTGAGTGCTGTGGGTCTTTGA
- the map gene encoding type I methionyl aminopeptidase produces MAIAIRKPAEIEKLRKANIIVAKTLNYLKEKCQPGVSLKELDQMGEEYIRSLGARPSFKGLYGFPASVCTSVNEVIIHGIPTDYRLQEGDIVGLDIGTELDGWYGDAAITVGVGAVSKKDEELINVAKDTLYYAIDIIKAGMRFKELSYEIEKYIRSRGYVPLHGFCGHGIGRKPHEEPEIPNYLEHGSPKSGPKIKNGMVFCLEPMICQKLGTPKILEDKWSVVSEDGLRGSHYEHTVAIINNKAEILSKED; encoded by the coding sequence ATGGCTATCGCAATTAGAAAACCTGCTGAGATAGAAAAACTTCGTAAAGCAAATATAATCGTTGCAAAAACACTGAACTATCTCAAAGAGAAATGCCAGCCTGGCGTTTCTCTCAAAGAACTTGATCAAATGGGTGAGGAGTATATAAGAAGCCTGGGAGCACGACCATCTTTCAAAGGACTATACGGTTTTCCAGCATCTGTGTGTACCTCGGTCAATGAAGTTATCATTCATGGAATCCCTACGGACTATCGTCTTCAAGAGGGCGATATCGTAGGACTTGATATCGGTACCGAACTTGATGGATGGTATGGAGATGCGGCAATTACAGTAGGTGTTGGTGCAGTTTCGAAAAAAGATGAAGAACTTATCAATGTAGCCAAAGATACTCTCTACTACGCAATCGATATTATTAAAGCTGGCATGCGTTTTAAAGAATTAAGTTATGAGATAGAAAAATATATCCGCTCACGGGGATATGTACCACTCCACGGCTTTTGTGGACATGGCATTGGAAGAAAACCCCATGAAGAGCCAGAGATTCCCAATTACCTTGAACATGGATCACCAAAAAGTGGACCCAAAATCAAAAATGGCATGGTATTTTGTCTTGAACCTATGATCTGTCAAAAACTTGGCACTCCGAAAATTCTTGAAGACAAATGGTCTGTCGTGAGTGAGGATGGTCTTCGAGGCAGTCATTATGAACATACCGTTGCAATTATAAATAATAAAGCAGAGATATTAAGCAAGGAGGATTAA
- the infA gene encoding translation initiation factor IF-1 produces MAKDDVIEVDGVVKEALPNAMFRVELENGHVVLCHIAGKMRMHYIKILPGDKVKVELTPYSLDKGRITFRYK; encoded by the coding sequence ATGGCAAAAGATGATGTTATAGAAGTGGACGGTGTAGTCAAAGAGGCGTTACCAAATGCGATGTTTCGAGTTGAACTGGAAAATGGGCACGTAGTTTTATGCCACATTGCTGGCAAAATGAGAATGCATTACATCAAAATACTTCCAGGTGATAAAGTAAAAGTAGAGTTGACTCCATACAGCCTCGACAAAGGTCGAATAACTTTTCGATATAAATAA
- the rpmJ gene encoding 50S ribosomal protein L36 produces the protein MKVRPSVKKMCEKCKIIKRKGVVRVICVNPKHKQRQG, from the coding sequence ATGAAAGTTAGACCATCTGTCAAAAAGATGTGTGAAAAATGTAAGATTATCAAACGCAAAGGCGTTGTTCGAGTAATCTGTGTAAATCCAAAACACAAACAAAGACAAGGATAG
- the rpsM gene encoding 30S ribosomal protein S13 — protein sequence MARIAGVDLPKNKRIEYALPYVYGIGLTTSRKILDAVGISYDKRVYELTEDEVAAINKHIRENYMVEGDLRRKVAMDIKALMDIGCYRGLRHRRGLPVRGQRTKTNARTRKGKKKTVGAK from the coding sequence ATGGCAAGGATTGCAGGCGTAGATTTACCAAAAAATAAAAGAATTGAATATGCACTTCCATATGTATATGGAATCGGTTTGACAACATCAAGAAAAATTCTAGATGCAGTAGGCATCAGCTATGACAAAAGAGTATATGAACTCACAGAAGATGAAGTAGCTGCGATCAACAAACATATCCGTGAAAACTATATGGTCGAAGGGGATCTTCGAAGAAAAGTAGCTATGGATATCAAAGCACTTATGGATATCGGCTGCTATAGAGGTCTTCGACACAGACGCGGTCTTCCTGTTCGAGGACAGAGAACAAAAACAAATGCTCGAACAAGAAAAGGTAAGAAAAAAACTGTAGGTGCTAAATAA
- the rpsK gene encoding 30S ribosomal protein S11, with amino-acid sequence MAKRKGARKKIVKKNIARGVVYINATFNNTVVTVTDEMGNVIAWSSAGSLGFKGSKKSTPFAAQQAVEDAMAKAKEHGIKEVGIKVQGPGSGRDTAVKSVGAIEGIRVLFFKDITPLPHNGCRPPKRRRV; translated from the coding sequence ATGGCGAAAAGAAAAGGTGCAAGAAAAAAGATCGTTAAAAAGAATATCGCGCGAGGTGTTGTGTACATCAATGCAACATTCAACAATACTGTTGTGACTGTGACTGATGAGATGGGGAATGTCATTGCATGGAGCAGCGCTGGAAGTTTGGGATTTAAGGGAAGCAAAAAATCTACTCCATTTGCTGCACAGCAAGCTGTAGAAGATGCAATGGCAAAAGCAAAAGAACATGGTATCAAAGAAGTTGGGATCAAAGTTCAAGGGCCAGGAAGCGGACGAGATACGGCCGTAAAAAGTGTTGGGGCTATTGAGGGTATCCGAGTCCTCTTTTTTAAAGATATCACCCCACTGCCACACAATGGATGTAGACCTCCAAAACGAAGACGAGTATAA
- the rpsD gene encoding 30S ribosomal protein S4 translates to MARYRGPVEKIERRLGVSLALKGERRLAGKSALEKRPYPPGQHGQRRSKISEYGLQLREKQKAKFMYGVAEKQFRNLFKEANRMEGNTGENLIKLLERRLDNVVYRMGFATTRRFARQLVNHGHVLVDGKRVNIPSYRVKPGQKIEIREKSKNNPQIQRSLELTNQTGIVPWVDVDKEKVFGIFTRIPEREEIEIPVEERLIVELYSK, encoded by the coding sequence ATGGCAAGATATAGAGGTCCGGTAGAAAAGATTGAAAGACGGCTTGGTGTAAGTCTTGCTCTTAAAGGTGAGCGAAGACTGGCTGGCAAAAGTGCACTTGAAAAGAGACCATACCCGCCAGGACAGCATGGACAAAGACGAAGCAAGATTAGTGAATACGGATTACAGCTTCGAGAGAAACAAAAAGCGAAATTTATGTATGGTGTTGCCGAAAAACAATTTAGAAATCTTTTCAAAGAAGCAAATAGAATGGAAGGCAACACAGGGGAAAACTTGATTAAGCTTCTCGAAAGAAGACTTGATAACGTAGTTTATAGAATGGGATTCGCGACCACAAGAAGATTTGCAAGACAGCTTGTAAACCATGGACATGTTCTTGTGGACGGCAAAAGAGTCAACATCCCATCATACAGAGTAAAACCTGGCCAAAAAATTGAGATTAGAGAAAAGAGTAAAAACAATCCACAGATTCAACGATCTTTGGAGTTGACTAATCAGACTGGAATCGTTCCTTGGGTTGATGTTGATAAAGAGAAGGTCTTTGGTATCTTTACACGTATTCCAGAACGAGAAGAGATAGAGATTCCAGTAGAAGAGCGATTGATCGTCGAGCTATACTCTAAATAA
- a CDS encoding DNA-directed RNA polymerase subunit alpha, with translation MNKIKITPSVPTHMDVEKVKENAIRLHVYPYESGYAISVAHPLRRLLLSSTAGYAPIGLKIEGVQHEFDSVRGMLEDVAAFIINLKNVRFKLRDSEQESITLEYEFNGPKELYGKDFENELVEVVTPDAFLATLNEDAELKISIIVQKGIGYVPSEMIRDLLPQGYIPLDAFFTPVKKAVYEIEKVLVEDNPNYEKIVFDIETDGQVDPVTALKMAMNVMQSQMEIFTKDIEVTETSGQDIENSDIFYQPLDTLDLSARSYNCLDKAGIKYVGELLLMSSEALKSIKNLGKKSLDEIQEKLSELNVDITKLSEKEKESILKKIEQNKS, from the coding sequence ATGAACAAAATAAAAATAACTCCATCTGTACCGACACATATGGATGTAGAAAAAGTTAAAGAGAATGCCATCAGATTGCATGTATATCCATATGAGAGCGGATACGCCATTTCTGTGGCTCATCCGCTTCGAAGACTTCTTCTTAGCAGTACGGCTGGATATGCACCTATTGGATTGAAAATTGAAGGCGTACAGCATGAATTTGACAGTGTACGTGGTATGCTTGAGGATGTGGCAGCTTTCATTATCAATCTTAAAAACGTCCGCTTTAAGCTCAGAGATAGTGAGCAAGAAAGCATCACCCTTGAGTACGAATTCAACGGGCCAAAAGAGCTTTATGGTAAAGATTTTGAAAATGAATTAGTCGAAGTTGTCACTCCCGATGCTTTTCTTGCAACATTGAACGAAGATGCTGAGCTAAAAATTAGCATCATAGTTCAAAAAGGGATTGGGTACGTTCCGAGTGAGATGATTCGAGATCTATTGCCACAAGGCTATATTCCATTAGATGCTTTTTTTACTCCTGTGAAAAAGGCGGTCTATGAGATAGAAAAAGTACTTGTCGAAGATAATCCAAACTATGAAAAAATCGTTTTTGATATAGAAACAGATGGACAAGTTGATCCAGTGACCGCTTTGAAAATGGCAATGAACGTGATGCAAAGCCAAATGGAGATTTTTACAAAAGATATTGAAGTAACAGAGACTTCAGGGCAAGATATAGAAAACAGCGATATTTTTTATCAACCATTGGATACTCTTGATTTGAGTGCTCGAAGTTACAACTGCTTAGATAAAGCAGGGATCAAGTATGTTGGCGAGCTCCTTTTGATGAGTAGCGAAGCATTGAAATCGATCAAGAACCTCGGAAAAAAATCCCTTGATGAGATTCAAGAAAAACTTTCCGAACTCAATGTGGATATTACAAAATTGAGTGAAAAAGAGAAAGAGTCCATTCTTAAAAAAATAGAACAGAACAAGTCCTAA
- the rplQ gene encoding 50S ribosomal protein L17 — MRHRHGYRKLSRTSAHRKALLKNLAIALIMNERIETTVAKAKTLRSYIEKLITKAKKGDFNAHREVFAYLQDKEATKKLMNEIAPKYSERNGGYTRIIRTRTRRGDAASMAFIELV; from the coding sequence ATGAGACATAGACACGGATATAGAAAACTGAGTAGAACAAGTGCTCATAGAAAAGCGTTACTGAAAAACCTTGCAATTGCCTTGATAATGAATGAGCGAATAGAAACGACTGTAGCGAAAGCCAAAACATTACGAAGCTACATCGAAAAGCTCATTACAAAAGCAAAAAAAGGCGATTTCAATGCTCATAGAGAGGTATTTGCCTATTTGCAAGATAAAGAGGCAACAAAAAAACTTATGAATGAAATCGCTCCAAAATATAGCGAGCGCAACGGCGGTTATACGAGAATCATTCGAACGCGAACAAGACGCGGTGACGCAGCTTCTATGGCTTTCATCGAACTTGTATAA
- a CDS encoding NifU family protein: protein MAIPFSDEDLYPAVEKVIEKIKPMLALDGGDIKLLGVKNGKVFVQLGGACVGCSASGNTLKYGVERQLKIDIHPEIEVVNIPPGYEDQWEDIAMQYEGEK, encoded by the coding sequence ATGGCTATTCCATTCAGTGACGAAGATCTCTATCCAGCTGTAGAGAAAGTGATTGAGAAAATAAAGCCAATGTTGGCACTCGATGGGGGTGATATAAAACTACTTGGCGTTAAAAACGGGAAAGTTTTCGTTCAACTTGGCGGTGCATGTGTTGGATGCAGTGCAAGTGGTAATACTTTGAAATATGGCGTCGAAAGACAGCTTAAAATCGATATTCACCCAGAAATAGAAGTAGTAAACATCCCACCTGGATATGAAGATCAGTGGGAAGATATAGCTATGCAATACGAAGGAGAGAAATAG
- a CDS encoding UDP-N-acetylmuramoyl-L-alanyl-D-glutamate--2,6-diaminopimelate ligase: MIYQFDNITVTDHSKSIQDADYFLITQQNRQYAADIPNAKIIIPRDLINQYELNTIKTVGVTGTNGKTTTAAAIYSYLNDLGFTAALQGTRGFFIGDEQIEKKSLTTPPILQTLYHMYTAKQQGATHFVMEVSSHAIAQKRIEDLQFALKVFTNISQDHLDYHKTMQNYIATKSSFFMDEGSKLINKDDKHIQYNPKGARTYSVEELATYQILAYSMQNGISAVLRFGNEMIDFHAPMIGLFNLYNITAAISAVHMLTNLPLQQICEVTEHFAGVRGRMQILSEEPLIIVDFAHTPDGMQKVFESFPGRKIVALFGAGGDRDRSKRALMGNIASRFCTKIYLTSDNPRSEHPKEIIEDIAKGIETDVHVEKIVDRKEAIEQAIRALQTDEILLILGKGDEEYIEYNGKKIPYSDVDTVQSLLKS; this comes from the coding sequence ATGATTTATCAATTTGACAATATAACTGTCACGGACCATTCCAAATCCATTCAGGATGCGGACTATTTTCTAATTACACAACAAAACCGACAATATGCCGCAGATATACCAAACGCAAAAATTATAATCCCTCGGGATTTGATCAATCAGTATGAGTTGAATACTATAAAAACCGTCGGTGTTACAGGAACAAACGGAAAAACCACTACAGCTGCTGCAATCTATTCATATCTCAATGATCTTGGTTTTACAGCAGCTTTGCAAGGAACGAGAGGTTTTTTTATAGGTGATGAGCAAATAGAAAAAAAGTCTTTGACGACTCCTCCAATCTTACAAACCCTCTATCATATGTATACTGCAAAACAACAGGGAGCTACACATTTTGTCATGGAAGTCAGTTCCCATGCGATTGCGCAAAAGAGAATTGAAGATCTTCAATTTGCACTGAAAGTTTTTACCAATATTTCGCAAGATCACTTAGACTATCATAAAACCATGCAAAACTATATCGCTACAAAAAGCAGTTTTTTTATGGATGAAGGGTCAAAACTCATTAACAAAGATGATAAGCATATCCAATACAATCCCAAGGGTGCAAGAACATACAGCGTTGAAGAGCTTGCTACGTATCAGATCCTGGCCTATTCAATGCAAAACGGGATCAGCGCCGTACTTCGGTTTGGCAATGAGATGATCGATTTTCATGCACCAATGATTGGTCTATTCAATCTCTATAACATTACCGCTGCAATAAGTGCAGTGCATATGTTGACAAACTTGCCTTTGCAGCAGATTTGTGAAGTAACAGAACATTTTGCCGGTGTTAGAGGGCGAATGCAGATTCTGAGCGAAGAACCGCTTATCATAGTTGATTTTGCGCATACTCCTGATGGTATGCAAAAAGTCTTTGAGAGCTTTCCGGGCAGAAAAATAGTTGCACTTTTTGGTGCAGGGGGGGATAGAGACAGAAGTAAGCGGGCGCTGATGGGCAATATAGCGAGCAGATTTTGTACAAAAATCTATCTTACTTCAGATAATCCACGAAGCGAACATCCAAAAGAGATTATCGAAGATATTGCAAAAGGAATTGAGACGGATGTCCATGTAGAAAAAATTGTTGATAGAAAAGAGGCGATAGAACAAGCGATTCGTGCATTGCAGACAGATGAAATTCTTCTAATTCTTGGAAAAGGGGATGAAGAGTATATAGAATACAACGGAAAAAAAATCCCGTATAGCGATGTTGATACAGTACAGTCTCTTTTGAAAAGTTAA
- a CDS encoding ferredoxin: MGIPQPTFYIFKCEQSAPPGFPKPSCVNANNPESQQLFQYMAQKLMEKGIIAAVQPVRTGCLNRCQLGPVMLVEPGHYMYVGLDKQKIDRIIEEHIIGGNPVEEYLIPKEYWDEPMSIADVIKMAGGA; this comes from the coding sequence ATGGGAATCCCTCAGCCGACATTTTATATCTTCAAATGTGAACAATCAGCACCTCCAGGTTTTCCGAAGCCAAGTTGTGTAAACGCCAATAATCCAGAGAGTCAACAGCTTTTTCAATATATGGCACAAAAATTGATGGAAAAAGGTATTATTGCTGCGGTTCAGCCTGTCCGAACAGGCTGTTTAAACAGATGCCAGTTGGGTCCTGTGATGCTGGTAGAGCCTGGCCACTATATGTATGTTGGACTCGATAAGCAAAAAATTGATAGAATTATAGAAGAGCATATTATTGGTGGAAATCCGGTAGAAGAGTATCTCATACCAAAAGAGTACTGGGATGAGCCTATGAGTATTGCTGATGTTATCAAAATGGCAGGCGGAGCGTAA
- the panD gene encoding aspartate 1-decarboxylase, translating to MQIEMLYSKIHRATVTDADLNYVGSITIDEELMEAAKLRVGQKVDILNINNGERFQTYVIKGERGKRDICLNGAAARKAHPGDKIIIVAYALFDEKELNDYQPTVVLVNDKNDIEEIISYM from the coding sequence ATGCAAATAGAGATGCTCTATAGCAAAATTCATCGAGCAACGGTAACGGATGCCGACTTGAACTATGTCGGCTCCATTACTATCGATGAAGAGCTCATGGAAGCTGCAAAGCTTCGTGTAGGGCAAAAAGTCGATATTCTCAATATCAACAATGGTGAGCGTTTCCAAACCTATGTGATCAAAGGGGAGCGTGGAAAACGAGATATTTGTCTCAATGGAGCTGCCGCAAGAAAAGCGCATCCGGGAGACAAGATTATCATAGTTGCGTACGCTCTATTCGATGAAAAAGAATTGAATGATTATCAACCGACAGTAGTTTTGGTCAACGACAAAAATGATATTGAAGAGATTATCTCTTATATGTAA
- a CDS encoding YbaB/EbfC family nucleoid-associated protein yields the protein MFDKMNLGDLGKVFEEIQEKAKKLQEEQESKSFVAKSGGGLIKVTANGKGEIIDIEIDDSLLEDKESLQILLISAINDVLKMVEEDKQRSALSMMTPDIFGQK from the coding sequence ATGTTTGACAAAATGAATCTTGGAGATCTTGGAAAAGTTTTTGAAGAGATCCAGGAAAAAGCGAAGAAATTACAAGAGGAGCAAGAGAGTAAAAGTTTTGTTGCCAAAAGCGGCGGCGGGCTGATAAAAGTAACGGCAAATGGCAAAGGAGAAATTATCGATATCGAAATTGACGACTCTCTTTTAGAAGATAAGGAATCGTTACAGATCTTATTGATCAGTGCGATCAATGATGTTTTGAAAATGGTGGAAGAGGATAAGCAAAGAAGTGCTTTATCTATGATGACTCCAGATATTTTCGGACAAAAATAG
- a CDS encoding polyprenyl synthetase family protein, whose product MQLLQLFEDHLQKNLPNVQSFHPFYTDALGYMLQAGGKRFRPLLLLSIVQAKNPLLIPSALDIAVAVEIFHTYSLIHDDLPVMDDADLRRGKETLHKKFDELTAVLVGDALNTHAFYCIAKSALSSDTRTKLTEILAQNGGVEGMVHGQILDCYFEKQRLSLDQLKQLHINKTAKLIAASLQMGAVIVDLPIQEQNRLYDFGIDLGLLFQIQDDILDKVATSEEAGKTTQNDEEKNSFVNLLGLHRATEEADRLAGKLQDEIEQFDQDISESLQDLLGKYLFRHKNFTKDS is encoded by the coding sequence ATGCAGCTGCTGCAACTTTTTGAAGATCATCTCCAAAAAAATCTGCCAAACGTACAATCCTTTCATCCTTTTTATACAGATGCCCTTGGATATATGCTGCAAGCTGGTGGGAAGCGGTTTCGTCCGCTTCTGCTTTTAAGTATCGTCCAGGCAAAAAATCCTCTTTTAATTCCTTCGGCCTTAGATATTGCCGTGGCAGTCGAGATTTTCCATACCTATTCATTGATTCATGACGATTTGCCGGTAATGGACGATGCAGATTTGCGAAGAGGCAAAGAAACTCTTCATAAAAAATTTGATGAGTTGACAGCGGTCCTTGTTGGTGATGCACTCAACACGCACGCTTTTTATTGCATCGCAAAAAGTGCATTGAGCAGTGATACAAGGACAAAGTTGACAGAAATATTGGCTCAAAATGGTGGTGTTGAGGGTATGGTTCATGGACAGATTCTTGATTGCTATTTTGAAAAGCAAAGACTCTCTCTTGATCAATTAAAGCAGCTGCATATCAATAAAACAGCCAAATTGATTGCCGCGTCACTGCAAATGGGTGCAGTTATTGTAGACTTGCCTATACAAGAACAGAACCGTTTATACGATTTTGGTATCGATCTGGGTCTTTTGTTTCAAATTCAAGATGATATATTGGATAAAGTTGCCACATCTGAAGAAGCGGGAAAAACCACACAAAACGATGAGGAAAAGAACTCTTTTGTAAATCTTCTTGGATTACATAGAGCAACTGAAGAGGCAGATCGATTAGCTGGAAAACTTCAAGATGAGATAGAACAATTTGATCAAGATATTTCTGAATCCCTGCAAGATCTTCTTGGGAAATATCTATTTCGACATAAAAACTTTACAAAGGATAGTTAA